Below is a window of Gemmatimonas sp. UBA7669 DNA.
GCACCGCGTGCCCGTCCGATGCCGCGATGCGCTCAGAGGATGACATGCGGCCCTCGCACCGTGCGCACATCGACTCGGCCCGTGCGCACATCGAAGAACACCGAACGTCCGAAGTCACCACCCACGGCCTCACCCACGATGGGCAGATCAGCGGCCGCACAGGCCGCACGCGCCGCTTGCACGTTGCGAATGCCAAGCCCCGACGAGCCAGGGGCCAGCAGCGGCGCAAACATCGAGGCCCCACCAACGAGCCGCGCACGGATTTCCGAGCTGGCGCCCAGCGCCCGCATGCGGGTGAGCATTTCAGGCACGGCCAGTGACGGCACCTTGCCCGCCTTGGGCGCGCCGGCGGTCAGCGCGAGATGCGGCAGCAGCACATGCGCCAAACCGCCCACGCAGCACTCGGCGTCGTGCAGCACGATGGCCACGCAGGACCCCAGCCCGACGGTGAACAGCGTCAGGTCTCCGGCCCCCACGGCAAGGTCGGCAATGCCCACGGATTTCTGCGTCACGGCACCGACGGCACGGCCCCCACGGGGGTCGCTCCATCGGTCGGCGTCGACACAGTCACAGGGTCAGCCGGAGGCGTGAGCGCAGCGAGGTTGGCGCGCACGATGCGATGCTCCGGATCGAATTGCAGGGCACTCTCCCAGGCCACGCGGGCGGCCACCAGGTCACCGCGGCGGTAGTGGATGTTGCCCAGCTTGAGATACACGTCGGGGCCATGCGACGGCGCCAGACGGATCACACGGGACAGCGCGTCGAAGGCTTCGTCGTAGCGCTGCGCCCGATACAGATAGTCCCCGAGGTTCTTGTGCAGCTGCGGCAGCGACGCATCGGTGAGCAACGCGTGCTCGAGTGTGCGCGAGGCCCCCTCGTACTGTCCGCGCCGCTCCTGCACCACAGCCAGATTGTTGTGCAACACGACGGCCTGCGGGTAGTACTGCAGCCCTTCCTCCAACAAGGCCACTGCACGTTGCGTGTCCCCCCCCACCGCCGCGGCAAGGGCTGCGGCGTGATACCACGCCGCCGATGGTTGGCGCGCACCAAACTGGGCACGCGCCGTTGACAGCGCTTCTTCGGCCGCCACCAACTGCCCGGCCTCGAGCGCCAGTGTGGCCTGCAGCAGCGCCATGCGCGGATCGGGCGTCACACCGCCGCGCAGCGCCGCCTGATGCGCGGCCTCGAGCGTTGCGGACGCCTGCGCAAGCTTGCCACACTGTGCTTCGGCAAACGCCAGGTTGTGCAGCACACTGGGCGGCGCGTCAGCGGCTGCGGCGGCCTGCGCAAACGTGGCCTGTGCCTCCGCCCATGCCCCCCGACGTGCCTGGACCAGGCCGAGGTGGAAGCGTGCCACCCCGTCGGCCTCACGCAATTCCAGGACGCGTTGAAACTCACGCTCCGCCTCAGCCAGCATGCCCGTGCGATAAAACGCGATGCCGAGGTTGCGATGCTCCGCCACACGGCTTTCCGGGGGCGGCTGGCGCCGGGTGGCGCTGCGTCCCACGCGCTGCACATAGCCGGCGCTGATGAGCCCATACAGCGCCTTGCCGACATCAAACTCGCTGAGGCCACTGCGCTCCACCACGGCGTGCACATCGATCGTGCCGTCGAGCAGCGGAATGATACGTTCCTGCGACGTGCTGAGCGGCACCTCGATGCCCTGCAGCCGTGCGATATCCACCTCGAAAATGAGATCGAGGCTGGGCAGCTTCTTTTCGATCTGCGACCACTCGTCCACTCGCCGCGCGCCTTCGAGCAGCAGCGTGTCGGCGCTGATGGACAGGAGTGGGGTGTCGGGCGCCGGGTCTTCGTCTGGCTCGAAGGTGAAGGTGCCCTGCGTCCAGGTGAAGAGGTGATAGACCGCCTCTTCCACCTGAAAGCGGAACTCCGACAACACGAGGTCGCGCTCGATGTCCCCGCCCTGCAGCAGCGCCTTGGCCAGAGCGTGATCGTCGTGCGCCGGCAACTGCGCGGCCTGGCGGGCGAGCTCGTCGGCCGCCAGCGCGCCAAGGCGCACGAGACGATCACCGAGTCGGTCGCGGCCGTTCACCAGCGCCGCGTGTACCACGCGGCCTTCGGCGAAGTGCACCGTGCCGAAGCTGCCCTCACGCGCGATGCTGAGGCAGCCGGTCTTCTGTCCGAGTGCCAGCAACTGCAGCACGTCGGCGAGACTGGCTTCGCTGAGATTGCCACGAATGGCCATCAGCCGCGCGCCTCCACAGGTGTCGACACCACCGAGCGCGCCATCACCGGTACTCCTCGATGAGGCGGCCGCTCAGCTCCGGCCAATCCCACACCGTCTTCTCTCGATCGAGGAAGAAACGATCGGGCTCCCCTGGTGCGCGCGCGACCAGATGCTCGAGACGCGGCCGCTCACGCGCCGGTAGCGTGACCACGAGGCCGCCCTCAAAACGCGAGCGCAGCCTGTCGGCCAGCCCGGTCAGGGCCCGCGGCGCACGCTGCGAGGTGAGCACCAGCTGCGCGCCCTGCGACATGAGCTGATTGAAGAGATGGAAGAGCTCGTCCTGCGTGCGCTCCTTGCCCTCAAGCAGGTGGATGTCGTCGAGAATGAACACATCGGCGCTGCGGTAGCGCGCACGCCAGCGCTCGGTGCCGCCCTCCTGCATGGCGGCAATCAGCTCTTCGACAAACAGCGAAGCTGACAGGCAAGCCACGCGCTTGCCCGCCCAGCGCTCGCGCATGGCATTGCCAATGGCATGGGCCACATGTGACTTGCCACTGCCCGCCGGCCCGTGCACCAGCAGCGGATTGTACCGCACGCCAGGTTCCGCAATGACGGCATCCACGGCCTTGAGCGCCAACTGTGACTCGGGCGTGCTGTCGAGGGCCGCGCGTGTGAACGCCGGTGACGGACCAGGCAGCGGCTGCGCCGTCTCGATGACACGCTGAAGCAACTGTTCCGCCGCGGCAATGGCCTCCACATTGCGGAAGGCCTCGTGACCCGCCCACGACGGGTCCACCGCGGCGGCCTGGGCCTCCAGCGCCCGCAGGTGCTCTACCGCGGCCGCATACGCGCGCAGCAGGCCATCCACGTCGGGAGCCTGCGTGAGATTGAGGGCGCGCTCGAGCACCGACACCCGCCAGCCTTCCGGCCGATAGCGCGCGATGGCATCACCGAGCTGAATGCGCCAGGGTTCGACGCGCGTCTCCACCTCCTGCAGCACGTCGGCCAGAAAGCCTTCGTAGTCCGTGCCGGCCGGGATGATGGCTTCAATGCGTTCGGGGGCAGTGGTGGGCGCACGCTCACCCAGCACAGCCCGCACATCGCCCACCGACACGGGCGTGCCCTCCAGCTGCTGATAGGCACTCAGCTTGTTGAGTGCGCCCTTGAGCTCGCGCACATTGCCGAAGGGCATGCGCGCCACGGCGTCGAGCACACCGTCGGCAAAGCTCACCGAGCGATCCTGCGACACGTTGCGCAGAATGGCGAGTCGCATTTCGAAGTCGGGCGCGCCCACATCGACCACCAGCCCACCGGCCAGTCGCGAGAGCAGCCGTTCATCGACATCGGGGATATCGGCGGGCTGACGGTCGCTGGTGAGCACCAGCTGCTGACCGCCCTGGAGCAGCACATTCAACAGGCGCAGCAGCTCGGTCTGCGTTTCACGCTGTCCGGTGAGAAACTGGATATCGTCAATGACCAGCAAGTCCACCTGCTGATGATCGACGAGAAACTGGTGCGGCTGTCCACTCGCGATGGCGCGATGCAACGTGGACGCCAGTTCGTCGCCCGAGGTAAAGCGCACGCGCAGATCGGGACGATGCTCGCGCGCGCGGTGAGCAATGGCACCGACCAGATGTGTCTTGCCGAGGCCCGATCCACCATACACCACGAGTGGGTTGTAGGCCTGACCCGGCGCGTCGGCCACGGCGCGTGCCGCGGCATGCGCGAGCTTGTTGGACGCGCCCACCACGAAGGTGTCAAAACGCAGGGCGCGGTCCACCGATTCGCTGGCCGGGGTGTTCACCGCGGCGTCTCCATCACCAGTCATCAGGCGGCACGCGACGAAGATCCGCCGCCCTCTTCTGCGCCCAGTCGCTTCATGACCCGCGTCCCCAATGCCCGCAGCGTGTCGAACACACCGGTGCCCTGCGTGGCGTCCGCACCAAACTCCGGCACGCCGCGAAAGTTGAGGGCCGCCGACAGCTCGTCCACACTCGCGACCAGCGAAGCCGGCAGGTCCTGCTTGTTGTACTGCAGCACGATGGGTAGCGCGCGCGCATCCACGCCATGCTCGGCCAGATTGGCGTGCATGTCCTGAAGGCTCTCGATATTGTCGTCCCAGCGGCTGCGTTGGCTGTCGGCCACGAACACGATGCCGTCAGCGCCCTGCAGCACGAGCTGCCGGATGGCCTTGTAGTACGGCTGGCCGGGCACGGTGTACAGCTGGAAGCGCACGTGATACGCGCCCACGGTGCCCAGGTCCACCGGCAGGTAGTCGAAGAACAACGTCCGATCACGGCGCGTGGCCAGGGACGTGAGCGAGCCCACCTGCTCCGACGGCAGGGCGTCGTGCAGATACATGAGATTGGTGGTCTTGCCGGACCGACCCGGTCCGTAGTACACCAACTTGCAGGTGATCAGGCGCGTGGCGTGATCAACGATGGGCATGTGCGCCTTCCTCGGCTTCCGTCAACAGCAAGGCAAAACGAGACGCAACGGCAATCAACTCGCGCAAGCGGTCTGCCGCGTCCGACGATGTCGCAAACGGCAGCGCCTGCTGCCAGACCGCGAGGGCACCGGACAGATCACCGGCCCGTGCGCGGTCTGCGCCAAGCCGGAGCGCGTCCTCTTCAAGTGACGGTCCGGACGGCTGGGGCGCAACGACGGGCGCGGGCGTCATCAGTCCCGCCTGCAGCGGATCAAAAACGGTATCGAACGCCGCGTCGTCGTCCCCGCCCGAGGTCTCAGGAATCCACAGATCGCCTGGCGGCGCAATGGCCAGCTGCGCTGGCGGCGTGGGATTGCGGCGCGGGGCCACCTGGGCGTCGTGCAGCGTGAGCACCCCGGCCGCGATCAGGTCATGCACCATCTCCGCCACGTCCACCAGCGGGCGGCCGGTCGACGCGGCCAGGGCCACCAGATCCTGCGCGCCGTCAATGCGCGTGAGCAACTCCCACTGCGCGGGGGACAGGCGCAACAAGGGCAGTTGCTGCGTCTCGCCTTCCACGAAGGCGGGCACCACATGCGCATGCGGGACACGGGCGTCAATGCGCGACCAGACTTCCGCGCGCAGCGTGGCCTCCATGAGCAGCGGCTCGATGGGCAGCCGCAACACCGACGCGTGGCTCTCGTCTTCACCCGGTGCAAAGCGGAAGCTGCCGTCGCGCCACGCCAGCACGTCGAGCACCGCGTCTTCCACGGCGTGCGCATCCTCCTGGCGGCGGTGCGGATGCGCTGCGCGGTCGAGACCATGCACGGGTCCCACCACGGCGTCGATGATGAGGCCCTGACGAAAGACCACCTGGCCCCGCCGCCCCTGCAACGGGGCGTCCACGTGCAGGACGCCATGCTTGCGACCGAGCGCGAGCAATTGCAGCACTTCGGTGAGACTGAGATCGCGGAGCTGTCCTTCGAGCGCCATGCTGGCCTCAGCTCGCGCGCTGTGCGGACGACAGGGCCGCAGCCCGCGACAGCGCTTCCTGCGCCCGCGTGCTCCACGGCGCGGCGTCATCACGCGCCGCAAGGGCCTGCCAGCGGGTAAAGGCGTCGCGCCAGCGGGCCTGATCGGCCAGCAGCACCGCGTCAAACCACCAGGCCCCTGCCCGATCGGGCTCGTGACGCAGCAATCGATCCACCGCCACGCGGGCGTCGCTCATGCGTTCCTCGGCCACCAACACGTCGGTGAGCTGCTCCAGCGCGGCCAGGTCGGTCGGAACGCGCTGCAACTGCGCCACGAGCAGTCGACGCGACTCCTCCAGACGTCCGGCGTCGCGATGCACCAGCGCCAACTCACAGATGGCGTCACGCCAGGTTGGCGCCGTGGCCAGTGCGGCCACCAGCTCGAGACGCGCGGCCAGCAGGTCACCGCGTTCGCGCAGTACGCGCGCAATGGCCACGCGCGGTGTGGGGCGCGTGGGGTCGAGCGCCAACGCGCGGCGGTACGCGCCAAGGGCAATGGCGGCATCGCCCAAGCGCGAGGCCAGATCGCCCGCATAGTGCAGCAGCGCGGCGCTGTCGCAATCCTGGCCGAGCACGCGCAGCAGAGCCGCACGCGCAGCGCTGTCCGAGTGGCCCAGCAACGCCGCCGCCTGCAGTGTGAGCAGTTCGGCATCATGCGGCGCTGCGGGCAGGAGACGCTGCAGCAGCGGTAGCGCCTCCTCGGCGCGTCCGAGCAGACACAGGGTGCGCGCTTCGCCGCGCAAGGCGCGGTGCCGTGCGTGGCGCACCGCCTGCGCCACCGTGTCGTCGGCGGCGACCCCGGGCTGTGCGGCATCAGGATTGGCATCCGGATTGGCATCCGGATTGGCATCCGCATTGGTATCGGCCTCACCGCCCAACAGCAGCTCATGCGCCGAGCGATAGCGTTCCACGGCCTCACCATGCAAACCACGCTCCGCAAACGCGTCGGCCTGCTCGCACCAATCAATGGCGCGCGCGACCGGCGACTTGGGAGCGGCGTGCCGCGGTTGTTCGGGCAGCCAGTCCTCCACCTGCGAGGCATCAAAGGTCACGCCTTCCAGCGGGACACCGCTGCCAAGCGCGAGGAGGTCAAGCGGCCCCACCGCATCCGGGCACTCCAGCTGCAGCGCCACCGTCACGGCCAGACGCAGTGGACGACGCACACTCGCCAGGCCAAGCGCCCCCTCGGTTTCCCGCGCGGCGCCTTCATCATCACCAAGCGAGGCCAGCACCTCGGCCAGCACATAGCGCGCTTCCGCATGCGTCGGGCGATGTTCGATGGCCTGCACCAGAGCATCACGCGCGTCTTCGGGCCTTCCCACCTGTCGCAGCACGACGCCCAGCACATGCCAGGCCTCTGCCTCACGCGGATGAAACGCCACCACTTCACGCAGCAGCGTCAGTGCTTCGTAGGCCTCACCATGCAGCACCGCCCATCGCGCCAGATTGACGCGGGCCAGGACGAGCGTGGGGTCGAGCTCCGTGGCACGCAGCAGGGCTTCACGAGCTGCCTGCGCATCACCGCGGTCGGCCAGCGCCACGCCAAGGTTGTTGTAGGCCAAAGCGTGGCGCGGATCGAGACGCAGCGCGCGGCGATAGCTCTCGGCGGCGGCTTCCACGTTGCCACCCTGATGCAGCGCCACGCCGCGCTCGTTCCACAAGCGCGCCGATTCTGTACGCTCGAGCAGCTGGTCGTAGCGTTGCTGCGCTTCGGCCGACAGTCCGTCAAGCAAGTCCAGCTCGGCCAGCGCATGCTGCACCAGTTGCGCGTCCTCGCCCTGTTCGAGTGCGCGCTCGAATTCGCGACGGGCTTCTCGGAAATAGCCGCGCTGACGAAAGGCGAGGCCCAGACCATGCCGCGCCAGCGCGCCATCGCCCTCCACCTGCATGACCGCCTGCATCACCGGCTCCTGCGACGAGCCGTCGAGCAGCAGATCACCCTGCACGGTTTCGAGTCGTGGATCGAGCCGGGCGGCCGTACGTGCGGCCATCAGGGCCGCCTCATGCCGACCCATGTCCCCGAGCACGAATCCACGCAACAGGTGCGCCTCTGCATGCTCAGCGGACTCAGTCAACAGCTCATCGAGCACGTGCAGCGCCTGTTCGTTCTGGCCCCGCTGATACAACACTTCGGCCAGATGGAGGCGGGCGTCACCGACGGCCTGCGCATTCACCGCGCGCTCAAACCAGCGCTGCGCGCGCCGCAAATCACCGACGCGCTGCTCGATCAGTCCGCGCTCGAACAGGGCGGCCGCGTCGTCCGGATCTTCGGCAATCAGCGCGTCGAGTTCGCGGGTGGCCTCTTCCACACGGCCAATGAGACGCAGCAGCCGCGCGTGTTCACGCAGTGCGTCCCGATCGTCCGGATCGGTTGCCACGCGGGCCGTGAGCGCCTCGAGTCGCGCATCGCAGGCCCCGGGCTGACGCGCGGCCACCTCCAGATTGCGCGACGCCGTGCGCATGCGCGGGTCGATGGCCAAGGCGCGCAGAAAGGCCTCCACGGACTCCGCATGCAGGCCGCGCGTGTGGTAAAGGACGCCCAGATTGTTGAACGCGCCCGGATCGTTGGGATCGACCCGGGACATCATGCCGCGCAACACGTCCAGGTCGCGGCCGGATCCGGCTGCTGGTGACATCGGCGCGAGGGCGGCCGGTCAGGCCAGACGCAGTGCGCGCAGCAGGACCTGCAGCGAGGCCGGGTCGGGCAGCAGCAGGAAGAAGCCCCGCAGCGTCTGGTTGTTGTCCCGCACCACGAACTCACTCTCCACGCAGAGAATGGCGTCCGGGTCCGCGCTGAACTCGCCAAACGCGCTGGTGAGGACCGCTACCGACATGTCGACGACCAGCGTGGGCGGCGAAGGCAGCAGCAGCATGCCAAGGAAATCACTGAGCGCGTTCATGTACGCACCACTCAGGATATTGCCGGTTTCCTTGATGGCCGAGGTCTCGAGTTCGCTGAAGGCCACGGACGAGCCAATGGGTCGGCGCAGCATGAGTTCCGCGAGGCGCAGCACGGTGGGCTTGGGAAACACCAGCAGCGTGCGACCGGTGAGATCGCCGAGCATGTGCATGAGCACCGCGGCCACGGGTTCCTCGTCCGGCGCAAATTGCGCCGGCAGTTCTTCCACACTGGCCACACTGATGGCCGGCACCTTGATCATGATGGTGCTGCCCGTCATTTGCGACAATGCGGTGGCCGCATGGCCCGCCCCGATGTTGGCGGTCTCGCGCAACGCATCGAGTTGGATGTTCTTGAGCGACTGAATTGCGGCCATCGGGGCACCACCCTCACTTCACACGTCGGAGATCAGCCGGATCGGGGCCAATGGCGTGCCGGACTTCACACCACCCCCGTCACATCAACGATCAAGGCAGGGCTCCCGTCACCAAGCACCGTGGCCCCGCTGAACCAGGGGGCCGCCCCGCGCACCCGCTCCAGCGGCTTGACCACGATGTCCTGCTGGGCCAGCAGCGCATCCACCAGCAACGCCGCCCGACGTCCGCCCCACTCGGCCACCACCACATGTCGCTCCGAATCCGGGGTGCCTGCGCGCTCGCCCTCCGCCCGCTGCAGCCCGAACACCTCCTCCAGGGCCACCAGCGGAATGCGTTCGTCCCGCAGCGAAATGGCCTGGGCTCCCGGCGCCGCCAGTTCGTCGTGCCAGACCAGTGCTTCTTCCACCTGGGCCGCGGGCAGCGCAAAGGTCTCTCCGGCCACCTGCACCAGCAGGGCGCGGGTGATGGCCAACGAGGCCGGCAGGCGCATGGTGATGAGCGTGCCCACGCCGGCAATCGTTTCGAGCTCCAACTGCCCGCCCAGCGCCCGCACGCGCGTGTTGACGACGTCGACACCCACCCCACGTCCCGAAACGCGCGATACGTTGCTCGCAGTGGAGAAACCCGGATGCGCGATGAGTTCCAGCAGCGCGTCATCATCGAGTGGCGCGGCACCGGGCGCCGCCTGCGCCGCGTCGAGCAGCCCAAGCGCCTGCGCGCGTCGCCGCACGGCCTCCCGATCGATGCCTCGACCATCGTCCTGCACCTGCACCACCACCGTCGCGCGGTCACGCGCGGCGCGCACGATCAACTCGCCGGACGCCGGCTTGCCTGCGGCCACCCGCGTGGTGTTGTCTTCGAGCCCATGATCGATGGCGTTGCGCAGGAGATGCAGCAAGGGATCGACGAGGGCATCGAGCAGTGAGCGATCCACCGCCAGGTCCCGGCCCTCCATCACAAAGCGCACGTCCTTGCCCAGATCGCGCGCCATGTCGCGCACCACACGCGGAAAGCGATCGAACACCTGCGCCATGGGCAGCAGACGAGCCTGCAGCACCTCGTCCTGCAACACCGACACGAGCCGCGCGGTATCACGTGCCGCACGCTGGGTTTCGCGGTCGGGATGCTCACTCGCTTCCACGGCGCGCAGCAACCGGTCGCGCGTGATGACCAGCTCCCCCACAAGATCGAGCAGTGAATCGAGCCGACGCGCATCCACACGCACAAACGCCGACGGGCCATCGAGCGCGAGGCCCGTGCTGTCCCCCCGTGCGCCGTCGCCGGACAGACCGCCCGCTGCGAGGTCGGCCGCGCGCGCGCTGGTGTCCGCAACCGGAACAGTGGCTGCACGCGCCGCCGCCGGCTGGCGTACCGTCACCTGGGCAACATCACCCGCCGAATGCACCGCCTTCGCGATGTTGTCATCGTCAGCGCCCGTGATGAGCATGACGCGAAACTGTCCGTCGAACTGCTCACTCGTCCACTGCGCCTGCTCGGGATACGTGCTGCGTACCAGACCCACCTGCTGCAGACGCGAAAGCACGAGCAGAGCGCGCACCCCCTTCAGCGGGCAATCCGCCGTGAGGCGCACATCGACGTGACGCAGGTTCGTGTGCTGCGGCGTCTCTTCGTCGGCTCGGCCCCATGTCTCCGTGGCGTTGCTCTCCAGGGCACCGCTGCCAGCACGGGCCATCGGAAAGAGATCGGCGGCTTCTCCATCACCATTCGTGTCAGCCTGCGGGTGCCGACGCGGCTGGCCCAGAGAGGCGTCGAGTCGCGCCATCAGCTGCGCGGCGCGTTGTGACGTGTCGGCCTCGCCGGACGACCTGCCCGGCAGTTCTGCAGTACTGTCCGTGGCGTCGGCAATGGCCTGACGCAGCAGCGCGGTTCCGTCAAAGAGCAGTTCAAGCACCGTCGACGACAGGGCTTCGCTTCCCTCGCGCAGTGGCTCACAGCGACTCTCGAGCGCGTGCGCGAGCTGCTCGACGAGTTCGTGTCCCATGGCGCCCGCCATGCCCTTGATCGAATGCATGGCGCGGAACACCGCAGCCAGCGGGGCATCCACAGTCGCGGCATCGACGGCACCACGCGCGCCAAGGCGCTGCTCGAGATCGAGCAGCGCCTCGTCTATCTCCGCGAGATGTTCCCGCGATTCCGCCGCGAACAGCGCGGCATACCGCGCAGCATCCACGGCGCGTTGATCAGGCCGCGAGGACGCGATTCACCGCTTCCAGCACCCGACTGGGCTGAAACGGCTTGACCACAAAATCCTTGGCGCCGGCCTGAATGGCTTCCACCACCAGCGCCTGCTGTCCCATCGCGCTGCACATGAGAATGCGCGCGGCCGGATCATGCTTCGTGATTTCCCGCACGGCATCGATGCCGCCCATGTCCGGCATGACAATGTCCATGGTGACGAGGTCGGGGCGGAGGTGCTTGTACTTCTCCACCGCCTGCACGCCGGTCTCCGCTTCCCCGACAATCTGGAAGCCCGCCTGCGTGAGAATGTCTCCCACCATCGTGCGCATGAAAATCGCGTCGTCGCAGATGAGTACCGTGCGGCTCACCGTTCCCTCTCCTCGGCTGAATGCAGATGCCGCGCGCACCAGGCCACGGCGTCGAACGGCTGAATGGCGCGCGGGTGATCGGCGTTGTCCGCCTCCACCTCCGACACACCGTCCACGCTGTCCACGGCAATCCCGATCGGCCGGGTGCCATACGCGAGCAGGACGATTGAACCGGCCGAGACGGCACGGGGACCGGCAGATGCGGCGGCCACATCCATGCCGTCTGTGTGACAGCCGGCGTCCAGGACGGTGACGATGGCCCCGCGCACATTCACGATGCCGGCGTGCACCGGCGGCGTCCCCGGCACGCGGCGAAGGCCCTGCGCCCGCAAGACTTCGCGCACCTGCGCGATGGGAATGCCGCGCCGGATCCCGCTCACACGCACCACCAACCACTCCGGACGTGTTTCGTCATCCGAGTGGTCGTGAGGCAGTTCAGCCGGTCTGGCCGTCCTGGAGTTGGTAGAAGCCGAAGACATCGAGCGGGTCGTGAGTGGACGCGAGCTCCGGCATGCCGCTCAACACCGCCAGCGACTGGCGGAGATCGGGCGGAAGGGGCGAGCGCAAGTCGACCACCTCACCCGAGACCGGATGCACGAAGCGCAACCAGGCAGCATGCAGGAAATGACGCCGTGGCGGCAGGGCGGCCAGCTTGCGCCCGCCGCCTCCGCCGTAGGTGTCATCACCGATCACCGGATGCCCCACACTCGCCAGATGCACACGAATCTGATGCGTGCGTCCCGAGTGCAGGTGCGCACGCAGCAGGTCCACACTGTCGAAGCGGGCCAGCCGCACAAAGTCGGTGCGTGCCGCCTTGCCCCCTTGGACGATTGCCATGCGCGTTCGGTCTCGCGGATCGCGCGCCAGCGGCTGGTCCACCGTCAGGGTGTCCGCATGCAGGTGCCCCCAACACACGGCCACGTAGCGACGGGTGACGCGACGGGCCGCCAGCGCCGAACTGAGTACGCGGTGCGACGCGTCGGTCTTGGCCACCACGAGAAGGCCCGAGGTGTCCTTGTCGAGACGGTGCACGAGGCCCGCCCGATCTTCGCCGCCGCCCTCGGCCAGCGGCTCACCGCGGCCCATGAGCGCATTCACCAGCGTGCCGGTCCAGTTGCCCGGCGCCGGATGCACCACCATGCCGGCGGGCTTGTCCACCACCAACAGGTGATCATCCTCAAATACGATGTCGAGCGGGATCTGCTCCGGCACGATGTCACGGCCCGGAGGGGGCGGCACGGTGACTTCCACGCGGTCACCCACCTCACCGCGGTACGACGCCTTCTCGTGCCGCCCATTCACCACGACGTGATCCGTCGCAATGAGCGTGGCCGCCTGCGTGCGCGAGAGATCCCCATGCCGCGCCACCAGCAGGTCGAGTCGCTCGCCCGCCTGCTCCACCACAAACGCGAATCGACGCGCGAGCGCTTGTGCGGCTGAACCCGTCGGCGAATCAGGACTGGCCATGGCCAGCGTCACCGGCTTCAGCGGACGGCGACGGTGCACTCCCCCGTTCGGCGATGCCCTGCGGCCCCACGCCTTGCGGCCCCACGCCTTGCTGCCCCACGTCCTGCTGCGCGATGTCCTGTTGCCACAGCGCAATCACCAGACAGACAGCGCCGATGGTCACACAGGTGTCGGCCACATTGAAGGTCCAGAAGCGCACCGTGCCGACGCCGATGTCGATGAAGTCCACGACGCCCTCACGCAGTCGCACACGATCGAGCAGGTTGCCGATTGCTCCACCCACCACCACCGGTACACCAAACGCCGCCAGCCGCGACATGCGTGTGAGGTCGGCCGTGGCACGCAGCAGCACCACGACGATCACCACACTCAAGACCGCAAAAATCCAGCGCGAGCCGGGACCGAGGTGCATGCCGAAGGCAGCCCCCGGATTGTAGGCCAGCGTGAAGCGCACCACATCGCCGATAATGCGGTGCGGCATGTGCCGTGGCACCAGATGCTCGACGGCCAGCGCCTTGGTGACGAAGTCCGCCGCCACACAGACAGCCACGATGAGCCAGAAGCGCAGCGTGGTCGATGCCACGGGCGCGTCGTTCAACACCGCCGACGCGGCGGCAGCACGGGGATTCGGCTTCACGACGCGCCCGTCGTCGACGATGAAGCCTTTTGCTCGGCTTGCTGCTGCGCCTGCAGCGCTTCGGCCCGACGTTCTTCCTGCCACAGCACCCAGGC
It encodes the following:
- a CDS encoding RluA family pseudouridine synthase; this encodes MASPDSPTGSAAQALARRFAFVVEQAGERLDLLVARHGDLSRTQAATLIATDHVVVNGRHEKASYRGEVGDRVEVTVPPPPGRDIVPEQIPLDIVFEDDHLLVVDKPAGMVVHPAPGNWTGTLVNALMGRGEPLAEGGGEDRAGLVHRLDKDTSGLLVVAKTDASHRVLSSALAARRVTRRYVAVCWGHLHADTLTVDQPLARDPRDRTRMAIVQGGKAARTDFVRLARFDSVDLLRAHLHSGRTHQIRVHLASVGHPVIGDDTYGGGGGRKLAALPPRRHFLHAAWLRFVHPVSGEVVDLRSPLPPDLRQSLAVLSGMPELASTHDPLDVFGFYQLQDGQTG
- the lspA gene encoding signal peptidase II gives rise to the protein MKPNPRAAAASAVLNDAPVASTTLRFWLIVAVCVAADFVTKALAVEHLVPRHMPHRIIGDVVRFTLAYNPGAAFGMHLGPGSRWIFAVLSVVIVVVLLRATADLTRMSRLAAFGVPVVVGGAIGNLLDRVRLREGVVDFIDIGVGTVRFWTFNVADTCVTIGAVCLVIALWQQDIAQQDVGQQGVGPQGVGPQGIAERGSAPSPSAEAGDAGHGQS